In the genome of Oncorhynchus nerka isolate Pitt River linkage group LG27, Oner_Uvic_2.0, whole genome shotgun sequence, the window TGTAATGCTAAGATGTTAACATGTCTTGGGGGCATGATTTGTGtttctaactttctcactcatcattattcatgacgcATTCAGGACTATCTGCAGTCATaatagcatccacattaatgtagaagtgttaagaaacacattctattcttatttataataaaagtgactccaaaatgacacaatacattatttaccattactttctattgggcacaaaataatctgaaacacaagctagagtcacaagcttgaagTAATCAATGCATGCAAGGAATATTGGACCAAATACTCAACTTTGGACTACtaatacacaagtgaatttgtcccaatacttttggttccataaaatggggggactatgtacaaaaagtgctatcATTTCTGAATGGTTCAcatgatatggatgaaaataccctcaaatgaagTATGACAGTTTGCCTTTTAACCTCATAGACATTGTATCactccaaagtgctggagtacgtAGCCCAAAAAATAACATcattgtcactgtcccaataatattggagctcactgtatgtgACGTGCATGTTGAGCAAATTATATATTTGTGGTGAAATAATCCATCTAAAGATTAAAGTAAGCATTCAAActagcacgcatgcacacacacacacacacaatctctctggGAAAGAACCAGCAACCAGGATTTGTTGGGACAAATACGCCATCTAGTGGGTTGAATAAGTGTTAGGACAAGTTGTATCTacatagatacagttgaagtcggacgtttacatacaccttagccaaatatattaaactcagtttttcacaattcctgacatttaatcctagtaaaaattcactcttaggtcagttaagaatgtcagaataatagtagagtgatttatatcagattttatttctttcatcacattctaagtgggtcagaagtttacatacactcaattagtatttggtagcattgcctttaaattgtttaatttgggtcaaatgtttcgggtagccttccacaagcttcccacaataagttgggtgaattttgacccattcctcctgacagagctgctgtaactgggtcaggtttgtaggcctccttgctcgcacacgctttttcttttagttctgcccacaaattttctataggattgaggttagggctctgtgatggccactccaataccttgacttcgttgtccttaagccattttgccacaactttggaagtatgcttggggtcattgtccatttggaagacccatttgcgaccaagctttgactgatgtcttgagatgttgcttcaatatatccacataattttcctccttcatgatgccatctattttgtgaagtgcaccagtctctcctgcagcaaagaacccccacaacatgatgctgccacccccatgcttcgcggttgggatggtgttcttcggcttgcaagcctccccctttttccttcaaacataatggtggtaattatggccaacaagttatatttttgtttcatcagaccagaggacatttctccaaaaagtacgatctttgtccccccatgtgcagttgaaaaccgtagtctggcttttttatggagattttggagcagtggcttcttcgttgcctttcaggttatgttaatataggactcgttttactgtgggtatagatacttttgtacctgtttcttccagcttctttacaaggtcctttgctgttgttctgggattgatttgcactttttgcaccaaaatacgttcgtcactaggagacagaacgcgtttccttcctgagcggtatgacggctgcgtggtcccatagtgtttatacttgcgtactattgtttttacagatgaacgtggtaccttcaggcgtttggaaattgctcccaaggaggaactagacttgtggaggtctacaatttttttcctgagttcttggctgatttcttttgatttccccatgatgtcaagcaaagatgcactgattctgggtaggccttgaaatacatccacaggtacacctccaaatgactcaaatgatgtcaattagcatatcagaaaCTTCTGAaaccatgacattattttctggaatcttccaagctgtttaaaggcacagtcaacttagtgtatgtaaacttcttacccactggaattgtgatacagtgaattacaagtgaaataatctgtctggaaacaattgttggaaaaattacttgtttcatgcatgttgtagatgtcctaaccgacttgccaaaactatagtttgttaacaataaatttgtggagtgatttaAAAAcgagtttaatgactccaacctaatgtaaacagtatgtatTAATCATTCATCAGGCTTATCTAAAGAATATAATACATCCCTTATTTCCATTTCATAGTGTCATTTATTTCCAAACTCCAACATAGTATATTAGATTTCAGAAAACATTTCTAGGTGAAACAAATCCCAACGTAGAACAGAGGTATTATTCTTctcaaaataaataaaactggCATTATTTGACTAAGAAAAAGAATAAGCATGATTCCAAGCTTTAGCATATAGTTATCACATATCGCACACCAGGGTATATAATTACATCATTAATGTCAACAGTCAAGAAACAAACCTTGCTTTCACACCAGTTCTGTACAGTATAAGGAACAGTACACAGTGAATTCAAAGCACAAAATACTTCTAGAATACACTGAAACTTCAGTTCGGTAATATGCATCTCTATCAGTAGACATACAAATACTGCCATTTGTCAGTTTGGGTTGGTAATCAGCTAATGCAAAGAGCTGCAGCTCCCAGATTAACTTCAGTGAAAATAAGCTTTAAAACAGAAGTGAGATATGAAACTGTCAGTGTCTCTCTGGAAGATGGCAAAACTGCATGGACATATCAATAATTCCTTGAGGAAGCAAAATGGTCATGCTTGCATTGACAAAAGAAATCACAAACACGTTTTGTTAAAATGACAAAAccacaggcacaaacacagggTAAGAAAGGACCAAGGCAGGACCCCATAAGTGATGAGTTAACGTAATAGATAGTCAGACTCCCGATAGGACTGGCACAGGCATGACAGGGCGAGCATGCATGCGTAGAGAAACACAGCGCCAACCGAAGAGTAGCTTCCGCCACCACAAGtagccagaaagagagagaaaaggaaaagcaAAGTGTGAGAGACGGACAAAGAGTTGTGAGACAATCACCATAGTTACTGCATGTATGGCGGTGTAGCCAGAGAGAGCAGCTGTCACTCATATTGAAAGGCAATAGGAGAAAGCAAAATGAGAGATCCGTCATCTCCGCTCAGATTGTATGCTTACCAGTAGACCTGCACTGAGTGCTTGAgttagactataacacaatgcaCTCATTTGTCAAAGTTTCCAACTAAAACTCAAAGGTAAATTTGGTGCCAAAACAAATGTGTGCAGATTTGTTGCAAGCCAACAATCGGTGTCATTTAAGTATGATCGGTATATAACCTATATACCCCTAAATAGAAACATGGGTGTGTACAGTAATCGTGAGGCATTACTGTGTTGAATAAGAGCTGGAATTGAATTCCCCTGGAAAATCAGCAACATTGTTCCAGTGCTAAGAAAGACTTGGACTGTTATCTAATTGACATTACTGTAAACATGTTTTTGTGTGGCGCAGACACAGTGGCTTTGCCATGGGGATTAAGCAATTCAATTCCAGCCCAAGTGTAGTGGTGTTTTCCATGGGTATTTTCCTAAGTTGTAGTGTTTGTTGTGATGATAGCTTGAAGGCAGGTTTGGAATAGTCAATATGTAACAAGGCCGTCTCAGACTCCCCCCTCCCCTTAAACAGGTACCGCCCCTGGGCTCAAGGTACAGTAGAATAGCAAGCAGCCACAACATGAACATACTCATCTGCAGTTAGAAAAACAACAAGCAAGCTTGCAGAAACAATCAATAGGAAAATGACTAGAAATGGTGGTTGCCCCGCAATGTGTGTTGTTTTTGCTCCATTCAACAGAACCCCACAATGGATTCCTGTACTGGGTCGCAAACTGGACTGCCTTGCAACTTGTCCCTTtagtctgtcgtctctctgaCTACAGTTTTAAGAAGAGGGCACTTTTTGAAGGACCTGTGCCCTGCCATCCCTGTGCGAGCCAAAGACTTTTAGGAATCTGCAATAAGAAAAAAAGCAAACAaaaaaagcaaacaaacaaaaatgacaCGACATGTTAGAGGTGATGCATCAAGACACGAGGAAAGTCATTCCATGACATTCCTTCACATTCTGAAAATGATGGTGGCAGATTACGTTTCCCTAGAGTTGAGTCTGTGCTGCACGAGAGCAGGTTTCTGACCGTCAATGGCAAATCAACGTACAGAAAACTTGAGGCTACATGTGTTAAACATTTTCCAAACAGAGGAATATCACCTGGTTGCAATACTATGTCTGATTTGACTTACTTTGACTTATCAATTGGCTCAAGCATGCAGAACAACTCCGTATCAAATAAAAAAAGCAAAGCAGGGATATATTATTcattctaaaaaaaaaaagattaatcACATGCCAATGATAGAATGGTAGTGGGTGCGTTACCATGTGTCTCAGAATGAAATGAACGTTTGTCTGTCGAGAACACCACTGTAAACCTCGCACAACATTCAGTCATTTAGGCGCTTCAATGAAGCCCCTTCGTCAGATTTTGGAGGAGAGTCAACAACCGTTTGTAGAAGAGAATATGTTACTAGTCTGTTGTACCATCCTAATCAAGATAACATGCAAGCCATGTTCTTTACCTTTGCTGTGTAAACAGGCATGTCCTCTTTGAAACATGCCACATGCAACAACTGATTTAATTTGTGAAGCAGAGAGGCAATCTCTCAGTAATCTCCTGCCAATGATGGTTGCTCAAGTGCAGATTTGCGATGTACTGTTAATGCAATGCAGTGCAGGCTGGCAGAGCATAACGAACCTCCCTTTAGGCATGCAATAATAGCTATTCCAAATAGGAATTGATATGTTTAGATGCAATGCTCTCTAATATGAGAAACTGTATTTTGTTGgtcaaataaatcaataaattgacattggttattattattagtgcTAGAAGCAAGGCGTAGCTGATATCGACAGTGGGGTCGAGACAACTTAACTTGGTTCTGACAACTTATCACATCCACACGTCttcatacacacaaacaaacactttTCCAAAATCAGTTTCAACGGGTGCAAAATGGTAGAACGTAAAAAGCATAAAGTATAAATGTAAATACAGTCCGTTGTTCTGAGAGTTCCGTCTCAAATGGTTCTGTGATATTTCTGAAACACCAGAGTTCAGGGGGTTTGAAATGTCAGGATATTTGTTTTTGCTGCTCCACCCATTTCCCCTCTCTCAAACAATGACAATTATATGTATGTCATAGCACCTTTGGCATTTGTGTCGAAAAAGACCTTGATGTAAGATGTGGGTACGTATCCCTCTTCATCCTCGTTCCTGCGCACCCGCGTCCACCCGTCACCCTTATCCTCCTCGATGACATACAGCAGCTCCCCCTCGGTCATGGAAATGGTGCCTTCGTTCTGACCTGAGAAGGGGAAACAGGAAAGAGAAAACAGCAAGTTACTGTTATTTTGCAGCTGACTGTGTTAAAATGTTACTCACATCCAAAATGCCTATGCTGCACCAACAGTAGATCGTTAATGTGAAAAACTCTCGCAGGGTGATGCAAAGCACCAAGTTCATTTGCAATCATTTAACAATAACCTATGTAATGATATAAAGTTTACATTTCTGAATATGCCCCGATGATTTAAATCCTCTTTGCAGACCTTTTTGTTAACATGACGGAAGAAGCCGCTTCCCTGTTATTTGACCCAGGTGAGACGTCTGTTCTGAAAATAAATACCTTCGAAAGGGTAGAGTGATTTGCAGGTTCCGATAGTGGGGAGTGGGTCCTCGTAATCAAAGTCGTCATCAAAGTCGGTGCTCCGAGATTTGAGGTGATGCTCTGTGCTATGATCCTCTGTGTAGCTTCCGTCCGGGCTAACCACATGAAGAGCAACAGTAAAGAccaacaacatggatactatatGTGTCATTTTTCAAGTCACCGGCCTCCACTGGTGCAAACCCAAATATATCATTCAAGGTTACACATATGGCCCTGGTGAGATTTGTCAAATCCATAAACTCATACATTTAAAGCATTATTAATACGCATACATTGAGTCAATTGACAGTCCTTGTCAGTTATATTTAGAGCATAATAGATAATGTGCAACAAGCCCAGAAACAAGTTTTAGTCAAAACATATGGTAATCTCTTGTGACAgacattgttagctagctagtgcgAGGTTTGGTTGTGTTTTTTCCCCGTCTGCTAGTCCACTGTTTCTGAGATATAGTAAGGGGCACATAGGTTCTACCTCTCTCGGTTGACATGTGCACAGTTGTTGTTCACTGTTGTAGTAGTCTGGGAGTTGTACAATCCACTTGGTGGTCTGTGTTTGTCACTCTTCTCTGCTAACCTGGTCTCCACCTCTAACAGCCAGGCCTGCAAACAGACATCAAAAGGTTTAGACTCAACAATACTTCATTTGTAGTTGATGATACATTTCAAGGTTTATTCATCGTCCAACAAAATGCTcaccttctcgacaatgcaacaaccaCAATAAAAGATATGAATACGGACATACATGAACTAGTGTGTGGAACACCACTCCCTTCTTCTTTATTTTAGATCGGCGTGGGAAAATGAAGGGAAAGTCAGCAGTGAAAGACTCAGACACAGGATTCAAGCCCAGATCTTAGTGTGTGGTCTGGAGTCGTCAGCCCCACCACTAGAACATACTCTGGCAAACAAAATATCTAACATGCATCGACATGGATCCTTTGTAACATTTCAACTTACTTCATATTTCCTTGCATCCAGTTGTAACTTGTCAGTATTTTGGCAGATCTCCTCTAATCGTGGGTCCACACTGTTGGCGTCCCCCATGTGTGGGTTCTTTATGTACACGTCCTTCATTTTAGACAGAGCCTCCCTACAACGCATTCATACATCCATATTGAAGAATTGTTCCCGTTTTTAGTTCGTTTAAAACTCCTTATCTATATTCACAATTGGACTTTCACACATGTACTCTACCTCTGATCCATCTCTTTTTGTATTTCCTTGTTGATGTCATTGATTTTGGCCTGGAGCTTCTTCCTCCTCTGTTCAGGAGGCAGGTGACTACAATCTTCAGGGCCAGAACCCTATGAAAAAACAAACCACCAAATAAACACTCAGACATCCTCCTACTAAAAGAAGCCTAACGCCATGGAGCAGTAACTTTTATATATGTTTACTGTCTTTATCTACCTTGCTGTGAAAAGGTTTTTGCCCCTTTTCTCATTTTCTCTACTTCTGCACATTTtctatactgaatgttatcagatcttcaaccaaaacctaatattagttCAAGGGAACCTGAGTGAAAAAAGAAGAACACAATAATTAACATACTTGAAAACCGATAAATGTCACTGAGTTACAGCAGTTCTGCGTGGAAGAGTGGACCAACATTTCTCCACAGggacgtgagagactgatcaacaactacggGAAGCATTTGGctgcagtcattgcagctaaaggtggcacaaccagttagtGTGTAAGGGGGCAATAATgttttcacacaggggaatttGGCATTGCATAAATTTaactaaataaatcaaataagtaTACTTTTTTGTTGTTATATGTAAACTCAGGTGCCATTTATTTattattaggttttggttgaagatctgataacattcagtgtcAAGCATATGCAAACAGAAAAAATTCTGAAAGGGGGCAAATAGTTTTTCACTGCACTTTATTGTTGTCAGCAACAATGAGATCTGAGATTAGCATATTTAGTTGAAAGTACACCCTTTAGATTCATCTATAGTGATGTAGATTGCATTTGTAATGTGTGCATTACAAAATCCCAATCATCAACCATCTGAAGAGTTATGAAAACAGTAGTGCTTACCAGCTTGAGAGAAAGCTTTCCAAGTGAGGGGAGACAATGGGACGAAAAAGACACAATGTCAACATACGCTTGAAACTTTGAGACGGAAGTATGACACTGTACAAGCAGCAATGAAGGGTTGTGGATATTAAGGTACATGGCATGTCAGTCTGAACAGTTAATTCGCCGTTTGCAGCATTTTGTCCACCTACAGTATAAACAAATCTTAAaccacatgacacacacacacacacaccaatcgtAAATTGGAAATTTGGACACAGTGCCAGAATAAACACAACTTCCATACGATTGTCTGCAGGTGATAGGCCAGGTCAGATGCCATTTAAAGGGAACGAGCAACAGTAGGAGCCACTATCAGTAGCCCATAGGCACCACGTCAATGTCATAAGCACAGAGTCAATCTCCCTGTACACAATCAACTTACCCCACGCTTCAGACTCCTTAAGCATTGCATTTTATGTTTGGAGGTCATGAACTCGTTGAGGCGGTGGGAGAGGGGCTCACTGGGTTGCTGGGGAGACTGGGGGCCGTTGGGCACGGCAGCAGGTGATGGGGAGgtaggggggggagggggtggttGGCGTGGGGAAGCTAACAAAGACATAAGCTATGGGTAAGGGTCATGGAGTGGtatggaacaaaacaataacAGAACGAAATCAGGAAAAGTAACACCAAAAATAATGAAATGATGGAAGAACAACAAAGAATATGGTTACCAACACTTAAGACGGCAGCGGTTCAGACACTGTGTCCAGTTCAAGTTAAACATTTAGATAAATAGTGTTTCCAACAAGCATTTATTTCatattatatttttttttttccttCTGCAGTCCAGTCGGACACCAGGGCCGCGTTGAGTCAGACACCAGGGCCACGTTGAGTCAGACACCAGGGCCGCGTTGAGTCAGACACCAGGGCCGCGTTCAATGATGAGAGTGGACAGGATTCCTTATTCTTCATGTCAGAGATGTGCGTGTGTTCGTCAACATGTATTTTTGCCTGAACCTTCCACAGCGTGGTGCCCTGCCGAACGCGACCCTGGCTAGTACAGTAGGTTGAGGACAGTCTTGTGGACTGATGGTGTTATCCTTACCTTGTTTCTCTTGATGAAAGGCCACAGTTTTCCCCTGCTGTTGCTGCGGCTGGGCTTGCTCTCCCCTTGCGAGTTTAGATAGCTGGACTCTGACACTGTCCGCCTCATAGACAGACTATAGTCCTCAACCTCTACGTCGCCGGGTGGCTCGAAGCCAGACTTGTAGGATTCCACCACATGCTTGGTGTCCTGTTGGGGATTGTGAGTTCATTAATGTATAACAGACAGAATATTATGAATATTTACCAAATGCATTTCAGCTTGAGGGCACCAAAATGAACCAAATTGCAGAAACTCATTTGCACTTTGAAGTACAAGTATTCCTCACGGAATCCGACTTCAAAACTACGGCATTTTAAACTCTTATCTGGCGCAGGGAGACACAATTACAGCAAAGCCATGGCTCTTCAAACACACCACAGAAAGCATTTTAGAGTACAAGGGCTGATCTAGGAGTTTTATCTTCGCTATAATAAATTAATGGGGGTTGGGGGGCTGATCCTAGACCAACACTGATCTCAGATACATAGTAAAACTGAGTTCACGctactgtatttatttgtatttttttaaatcataggTAAATGTATATGTCAACAAATGCCCCAAAACTGGATTCCTTTGAGATATAGAATAAAACTGGTCACTATCGGTTATGACACCCGTGTTGACTTTAGCAACAATCAACATTTCATTCATGTGAATGTGGGACAGCCATTAAAGAAGCACCAAAGTCAGCGTTTTGATGGTGTAAATAATTGATCTTCTCCTCCTATATTTAGTGGGCTGCTAACCCTTTACCGCTTCAGCAAATAGAACCACGAACAACTGCAATAATATTCTCTCAGCTCTTTTATATAGAAATCCAGTCAAATGATGTCACTGAAATGTAGAACAGATTTTTCTATGCACTTTCCTGGCAGTTTGTCACTATGTAAAATGACTGTACATAACAAGAACCATGTTATAAACATGCAGTAGCCCTACTAACCATTTTTGGCTCTATGGATTCTGCTGCTTTGGTCATACCATCTAAACATTTGCCAACAATAGGTAGCACTTTCCGATCGACCTCTGCGTAAGTCTTCATagactctcccactctctctataCGTTTTTCTTCCATCTCCTGTAGTTTCTGCAGTAAAGAAGACATTCTTAGATTAAAATAGAATTGTGTGTTGCAAAACACATACAAATCAGTTATATTGTGAACAGGGTGGATGTGAGTACTGGCAGTACTTTACTaggactgaaataggtgccggtactcattttgggtgcctgTACTGTTGATGTATTGGTGCAAGAGCTCCATAATAGTTTTGAGCAAATCCTCTATGAGGTGCAGTTGCTCAAGCAGTAGAGATGTTGAGGAGCTccagtgagctcctgcccaagtcaagcactgagcACTGGTGAATGCTATGTGTTTCTCCCCGAAGCGCTTCCAATCAACCTGTACTGTGAGTGAGGTGAACTACCTGAAAGATGTGAGGTATGAGGGTATGATAATGTGCATTCTGCTCTTTGTTGAACTTCTGCAGGAAGGTGAGGTATTCATTCTTGCTGTCCTCTGCCACTTGGTGTTTCATCTGGGCCTGATGTCTGGCCTGTATACCGAGAGGGAGTTCAGAGAGGGTTTAAAGCACGTACGCCAACAAGTGGGACTGTAAAACCTTGCGTAGTTCCACAGTACATTGTGTGTTAACACGCATAACACTGAACAAAGCAAAGtcaatatttaaaaaattataaACAGAATGTGAATAATATTGAACTGAAATCCCCATACAGACATATAGTATGCTTGAGTTAAAGCACAAAAACAACACAAATCTCAAAACCACACATAAGTACCACTGTCGTTATAGTCCACAGCGTGTTGTAAAAAAAATAGCCAAGCGTGGCCTAGGACTGTATACAGTGTGGAGACTTTATTCACCCCCAAAATAAATATTTTCATCAAATGATCACGAGAGAGTAGAACCAACCCACCCTTATCCTCTTATTACAGTTACATTTTATGCACCTGACATTTCAGGATCTTAACAGTGTCAATGAATATTTCATATGGCTCTGCCACTTTGAACAAGACAAGGAAACACGGCTAAGGGAAGCGCTTAGGCCATAGATACATTAGTGGCAGGAAACGAGAATTCTGTGGCTTTCCTTTCCtcttggagggagagaggagtgttgATAGTGGATATAGTAAAGCATAGTAGAGTTATACAAATGATGACCTGAGGGTTAGTATGTGTATCAAAGCTGAACTATGCGGTGTTACTTTGCTGGGAGTGGGCCTCCCCTATAGTGTCAAGAATGTGTATTTTACCATGCCAGGAAGTCAAGACCATTAGTTAATGTCAAGTAATGTAGCTCCTCAATTCACATTTAATGTTTATGATGACCAGACGAAGGAAACATTGACCATAACAAACAACAATAACAAAAGAAAACAGGTTAATTTAGCATGCACATACTCCACAAAGATACAGTATGAACACAGACAAACTGTACACTGACAGGACAGGATCTGGATGTTGTTTCAGCAGACCGTTGAGGACTGTATCCATAGCATAACAGGACTCAGATTAGTCAAACAAAACATTTTGTATGCATGACATTATACCTTGCAATCTAAACAATTATGCATTTTATTTGTGCCTATATTTATTATGTGTTTCTATATGAATATGTTTATAGATGCGTCTATTCGCTGTAGTGTCATTCAATTACCATTTAGGAATAATGCACCCACTAACTAACCACAGCAGTTTCTTACTTTAAATACCCATTCCAATTCATAACTGTGTCCCTTCCAAGTCTTTGGAGATCTTATTTTGAAATGACGTTCCGAGTGAAACCAGcaatagtacactatatatacaaaagtatgtggacacccttcggctatttcagccacagccATTACTTAcatgtgtataaaattgagcacacaaacATGCAATctcaaacattggcagtaaaatggctataccgaagagctcagtgactttcaacgtggcaaggTGATAGGATGCCACTTTCCAAAACGTCAGTCAGTCAAATGTGCTGGATGGGCAATTGGAagagctgttattgtgaagtggaaacgtctaggagcaacaacagctcagctgcgaagtgacaaaccacacaaactcacagaacaggaccgccaagtgctgaagcacataGTGTGTagaaattgtctgtcctcagttgcaacactcactactgagttccaaactgcccctggaagcaagaactgtttgtcgggagattCACGTAATGGGTTTCcacggccgagcagccgcacacaagcctaggaTCACCAAGCGCAATACCAAGCatgggctggagtggtgtaaagctcgccgccattggactttggagcagtggaaacgcgtgattggggacactgccctgtgtagggtgccgtctttcggatgggacgttaaatgggtgtcctgactctctgaggtcattaaagatcccatggcacttatcgtaagagtaggggtgttaaccccggtgtcctggctaaattcccaatctggccctcaaaccatcacggtcacctaataatccccagtttacaattggctcattaatccccctctcccctgtaactattccccaggtcgttgctgcaaatgagaacgtgttatcagtcaacttacctggtaaaataacggataaataaaaataaaactggaaagtttggtggagaaggaataatggccTGAGGCTGTTTTCAATGGTTtgggttaggccccttagttccagtgaagggacatcttaacgctaccacattctagacaattctgtgcttccaactttgtggcaacagtttgtggaaagccctttcctgtttcagcatgataatgctccTGTGCACAAAGGGAGGTCCATACAGacatggtttgttgagatcggtgtggaagaacttgactggccctgaccgcaaccccatcaaacacttttgggatgaattggaacgccgactgcgagccaggactaattgaccaacatcagtgcccgacttcattaatgctcgtggctgaatggaagct includes:
- the LOC115111309 gene encoding formin-binding protein 1-like, with translation MSCRWGTELWDQFDNLEKHTHWGIEFVEKYTKFVKERSEIEISYAKQIRNLSKKYQPKKNSREEDEYKYTSCRAFLMTLNELNDYAGQHEVMAEDLTTHIICELTRYIQELKAERKSHFHDGRRAQQHIENSWKQLESSKRRFERDCKEADRAQQYFDKIDADINVTKADVEKRCYLKARHQAQMKHQVAEDSKNEYLTFLQKFNKEQNAHYHTLIPHIFQKLQEMEEKRIERVGESMKTYAEVDRKVLPIVGKCLDGMTKAAESIEPKMDTKHVVESYKSGFEPPGDVEVEDYSLSMRRTVSESSYLNSQGESKPSRSNSRGKLWPFIKRNKLMSLLASPRQPPPPPPTSPSPAAVPNGPQSPQQPSEPLSHRLNEFMTSKHKMQCLRSLKRGLSLKLGSGPEDCSHLPPEQRRKKLQAKINDINKEIQKEMDQREALSKMKDVYIKNPHMGDANSVDPRLEEICQNTDKLQLDARKYEAWLLEVETRLAEKSDKHRPPSGLYNSQTTTTVNNNCAHVNRESPDGSYTEDHSTEHHLKSRSTDFDDDFDYEDPLPTIGTCKSLYPFEGQNEGTISMTEGELLYVIEEDKGDGWTRVRRNEDEEGYVPTSYIKVFFDTNAKGAMTYI